A window from Amblyomma americanum isolate KBUSLIRL-KWMA chromosome 7, ASM5285725v1, whole genome shotgun sequence encodes these proteins:
- the LOC144098012 gene encoding uncharacterized protein LOC144098012 has product MPNNVPLAPQPQAAPLVCSGTPRQRDPAVFSGLGDSDVEDWVASYERVSTDNRWDDAMKLNNVIFYLADIANLWFRNHDADIATWSTFKTSFTEVFGRPGVRKLRAEQRLRERAQQPDETFTSYIEDVVDLCKRVNSDMTEADKIQTIMKGIDEDAFQMLLAKQPATMASVISLCQSYEELRKQRVLTRRTVQPADVLSADVETAGGQQLSCLSLTSATSPPLHICMTVSSIVAIACPTVENGSSSSLANYELKSAPLSMPTLRLLMLVF; this is encoded by the exons ATGCCGAATAACGTCCCCCTGGCTCCCCAGCCACAGGCTGCTCCGCTTGTCTGCTCCGGCACACCTCGACAACGGGACCCGgctgtcttcagtgggctcggcgactctgacgtcgaggactgggtggcttcctacgagcgggtcagcacggacaaccgctgggacgacgccatgaaactaaacaacgtcatcttttacctggctgatatcgccaacctctggttccgtaaccacgatgccgatatcgccacatggtccacgttcaagacgagcttcactgaggtatttggccgtcctggcgtgcgcaaacttcgcgccgaacagcgcttacGTGAACGGGCTCAGCAGCCTGACGAGACATTTACTAGTTATATTGAGGACGTGGTGGATCTTTGCAAGCGCGTGAACAGCGATATGACCGAGGCTGATAAGATCCAAActatcatgaagggtatcgatgaagatgcgttccaaatgcttctagccaagcagccggccaccatggcctccgtcatcagcttgtgccagagctacgaggagctccgcaagcaacgcgtcctCACTCGTCGCACCGTACAGCCTGCCGACGTCCTGTCCGCTGATGTCGAGACCGCAGGAGGGCAGCAGCTCAG CTGCCTCTCGCTCACTTCGGCGACAAGCCCGCCACTTCATATCTGCATGACAGTCTCCTCTATCGTCGCAATTGCATGCCCGacggtcgaaaatggctcctcgtcatcccTCGCCAACTACGAGCTGAAGTCTGCGCCTCTGTCCATGCCGACCCTCCGACTGCTCatgctggtgttttga